In the genome of Danio rerio strain Tuebingen ecotype United States chromosome 23, GRCz12tu, whole genome shotgun sequence, one region contains:
- the si:dkeyp-73a2.2 gene encoding uncharacterized protein isoform X1, with translation MSQRRYPNQRRRSFRTTPTCYIITVDKWWIRSVLQLISLHSYFNLHLIQKLVPTLVNYLILFQVYQCFSSPKNVVVSIFTGPCFKHEFLFFW, from the coding sequence ATGAGTCAAAGGAGATATCCCAATCAAAGAAGGCGGAGCTTCAGGACCACACCTACCTGTTACATCATCACTGTGGACAAATGGTGGATCAGGAGTGTTCTCCAGCTGATAAGTCTGCACAGTTATTTCAATCTTCACTTAATCCAAAAATTAGTACCAACTTTGGtcaattatttgattttatttcaagTATATCAGTgctttagttcacccaaaaatgtagttGTGTCAATATTTACTGGTCCTTGTTTTAaacatgagtttctttttttctggtga